Proteins encoded within one genomic window of Companilactobacillus zhachilii:
- a CDS encoding metal-dependent hydrolase family protein, translated as METLYKNFNLFDGKTAQIQKDAWFIVDDKSGEIIKLGFKDAPDAEHIVDLQQKYVMPGLINSHVHLMMNAITNKLNYLSEAEVTFTALNNLKEALQAGVTYVRDCGCAFDVDIKLRRLQEEGQLGGTEIVPSGRPMSITGGHADFTEGLDGETTWGNIVDSPDEMRHAVRREFKLGAKNIKIMVTGGVMSATDKIDDVELSMPELETVVEEAHNKHMTVAAHAEGAKGIHEAIVAGVDSIEHGCLITDDDIELIKQKGIYLTPTVIATYSIPAYGEGKLPDYMIEKAKGFKEQFYARMKVAIPAGVKLSFGTDAGTPFNRFGDIPKELELLTDVGATNEEALLSATKNSSHLLGIDDKYGSLETGKIADFLVLDDDPIADIKAVQQADKAVYKKGVKVF; from the coding sequence GTGGAAACTCTTTACAAGAATTTTAATTTATTTGATGGCAAAACAGCTCAAATTCAAAAAGATGCTTGGTTTATCGTTGATGATAAGTCTGGAGAAATTATTAAGTTAGGCTTTAAAGATGCACCTGATGCTGAACACATCGTTGATTTGCAACAAAAGTATGTCATGCCTGGATTGATCAATTCGCATGTTCACTTAATGATGAATGCAATTACTAATAAGTTGAATTATTTGTCAGAGGCTGAAGTTACTTTTACAGCGTTAAATAATTTAAAAGAGGCACTTCAAGCTGGTGTTACTTATGTGAGAGATTGCGGTTGTGCCTTCGATGTGGATATTAAATTGCGTCGCTTACAAGAAGAAGGTCAATTGGGTGGAACCGAAATAGTGCCATCTGGACGTCCAATGTCAATCACAGGTGGACATGCTGACTTTACTGAAGGACTTGATGGCGAAACAACTTGGGGCAATATTGTCGATTCCCCTGATGAAATGCGTCATGCTGTTCGTCGTGAGTTTAAACTGGGTGCTAAAAATATCAAAATCATGGTTACCGGTGGTGTCATGTCGGCGACTGATAAGATTGATGATGTAGAACTTTCAATGCCTGAATTGGAAACTGTTGTTGAAGAAGCTCACAACAAACATATGACAGTTGCCGCCCATGCTGAAGGTGCCAAAGGTATTCATGAAGCAATTGTTGCTGGAGTAGACTCAATTGAACACGGTTGCTTAATTACAGATGATGACATTGAGTTAATTAAGCAAAAAGGCATTTATTTAACACCGACAGTTATCGCAACATACTCTATTCCAGCCTATGGTGAAGGCAAATTGCCAGATTATATGATTGAAAAAGCCAAAGGTTTCAAGGAACAATTCTATGCACGTATGAAAGTAGCCATTCCTGCAGGAGTTAAATTATCTTTTGGTACTGATGCTGGGACTCCATTCAATCGTTTCGGCGATATTCCAAAAGAGCTAGAACTGCTGACTGATGTTGGAGCAACCAATGAAGAAGCCTTACTATCAGCAACAAAAAATAGTTCCCACTTGTTAGGAATTGATGACAAATATGGTTCACTAGAAACCGGAAAAATCGCCGATTTCTTAGTGCTTGATGATGATCCCATTGCTGATATTAAGGCTGTTCAACAAGCTGATAAAGCTGTTTATAAAAAAGGCGTTAAGGTATTTTAA
- the coaE gene encoding dephospho-CoA kinase (Dephospho-CoA kinase (CoaE) performs the final step in coenzyme A biosynthesis.) gives MSKIYGLTGGIAAGKSTVLAMFRDHGFIIFDADSFAREVVVPNSIGLKQIVAQFGEQILNEDGTLNRAELGSIVFSDRNELEKLNRITRPLIKEKILETITLIKRSTSKTIAIFEIQLLFEGGYEDYFDGVISIYERPEIQLARLMKRNNLSEKVALDRINSQMSMDEKKRRADFVIDNSGDLTQLQQEFKKLISQL, from the coding sequence ATGAGTAAAATTTACGGATTAACTGGTGGAATTGCTGCTGGAAAGTCGACGGTATTAGCAATGTTTAGGGATCACGGATTCATAATATTTGATGCCGATTCATTTGCCCGGGAAGTAGTCGTTCCTAATTCGATAGGGTTAAAACAAATCGTTGCGCAATTTGGAGAGCAAATTTTGAATGAAGATGGAACCTTGAACCGAGCTGAGCTAGGCTCAATTGTTTTCAGTGATCGTAATGAATTAGAAAAATTGAACCGAATTACGCGACCATTAATTAAAGAGAAAATTTTAGAGACTATTACATTGATCAAAAGGTCTACTAGTAAAACAATTGCCATTTTTGAGATTCAACTGTTATTTGAAGGCGGTTATGAGGATTACTTTGACGGTGTTATTAGTATTTATGAACGTCCGGAGATTCAATTAGCTCGACTTATGAAACGTAATAATCTGTCTGAAAAAGTTGCTTTGGACCGAATCAACTCCCAGATGTCGATGGATGAGAAGAAACGTCGAGCCGATTTTGTAATTGATAATTCAGGAGATTTAACACAGCTTCAACAGGAATTTAAAAAACTAATATCACAACTTTGA
- the nrdR gene encoding transcriptional regulator NrdR, giving the protein MICPHCHHDSSKVIDSRPSDEGRAIRRRRECEYCGTRFTTFERLEKSPLLVIKKNGNREEFSREKLLRGIVRAAEKRPVTMDQMNDIVDKVENEIRANGESEVGSQIIGEHVMKILAKVDDVTYIRFASVYREFKDMNSFMREVQEMMANGNKIDKK; this is encoded by the coding sequence TTGATTTGTCCACATTGTCATCATGATTCATCAAAAGTAATTGACAGTCGTCCCAGCGATGAAGGACGCGCCATTAGAAGACGTCGTGAATGTGAGTACTGTGGTACTCGCTTTACAACGTTTGAAAGATTAGAAAAGTCGCCGCTCTTGGTTATCAAGAAAAATGGTAATCGTGAGGAATTCAGTCGTGAGAAATTACTTCGGGGAATTGTTCGTGCAGCCGAGAAACGTCCAGTTACCATGGATCAGATGAACGATATCGTCGATAAGGTTGAAAATGAAATCAGAGCTAACGGTGAAAGTGAAGTTGGCTCACAAATTATTGGTGAACATGTCATGAAAATTTTAGCCAAGGTTGATGATGTTACTTATATCCGCTTTGCTAGCGTTTATCGTGAATTTAAAGACATGAATAGTTTCATGCGTGAAGTTCAAGAGATGATGGCAAACGGTAATAAAATTGATAAGAAGTAA
- a CDS encoding MFS transporter has protein sequence MGLDNSVSTRVKLSILAVGLLSFTGILIETSMNVTFPTLVKMLNVSLGTVQWLTTGYLLLTTIVMSTTAYLLKKFNPLKLFIFATACCFIGSLVCLMAPDFPVLLGGRLLQAVSTGLSTPLMFNLIFEEIPTSKLGLYTGLAGIVISLAPALGPTYGGVVNGLWSWREIFVGVLPLIILLFIIGIFTIRGQARGTKGISFDYLSVAGLAIIFSTILFTFDQAGRYGWDSKKFLLWVLGSLVIFIIFTWYNRQSSRQLIDFSILRVPVLRLRLFGYFSLQFINIGLSFVLPIFAQTVLKLDSAQAGLMLLPGSLLGAAVGPIAGYMYDRRGAWIPLLISGLLITVGSGLFWIKSESLTMVGIIWIYILVRIGFSMGFGVSLSDGSVQVKGAKKSDQNSLYSMMQQYAGSLGTNVLSVVISAVAITSGTNNEVLNTIAGAKIDFAILTVLSLLVLLSIIYVYFRYERQKD, from the coding sequence ATTGGTTTGGATAATTCCGTATCAACTCGGGTTAAATTGTCAATTTTGGCAGTGGGATTGTTATCATTTACAGGTATTTTAATTGAAACATCAATGAATGTGACATTTCCAACATTGGTTAAAATGCTTAACGTCAGTCTGGGTACAGTTCAGTGGCTGACAACGGGATATTTATTGTTAACAACAATTGTTATGAGTACAACGGCTTATCTTTTGAAAAAATTTAATCCGCTAAAGTTATTTATTTTCGCAACCGCTTGTTGTTTTATCGGTTCGCTGGTTTGTTTAATGGCACCTGATTTTCCAGTTTTGCTAGGTGGGAGATTATTACAGGCAGTCTCTACAGGACTTTCAACACCATTGATGTTCAATTTGATTTTTGAGGAAATACCTACTTCTAAGTTAGGGCTATATACTGGTTTAGCTGGGATTGTAATTTCATTAGCTCCTGCCTTAGGGCCTACCTATGGTGGTGTCGTTAATGGCTTGTGGTCGTGGCGTGAAATATTTGTAGGTGTTTTGCCATTAATTATTTTATTGTTTATTATTGGGATTTTTACTATTCGTGGTCAAGCTCGAGGTACAAAGGGGATTTCCTTTGATTATTTGAGTGTGGCAGGATTAGCCATAATTTTCTCAACAATTTTATTTACTTTTGATCAAGCAGGTCGCTATGGCTGGGATTCTAAGAAATTTTTACTTTGGGTATTAGGTTCGTTAGTGATTTTTATAATATTTACTTGGTACAATCGTCAAAGTAGTCGTCAATTGATAGATTTTTCAATATTAAGAGTTCCAGTTTTGAGGTTACGTTTATTTGGATACTTTAGTTTGCAATTTATAAATATCGGTTTGTCATTTGTTTTGCCGATATTTGCTCAAACAGTTTTAAAACTAGATTCAGCACAGGCTGGATTAATGCTACTACCGGGTTCGTTGCTAGGTGCAGCAGTCGGCCCTATTGCCGGTTATATGTACGATAGACGAGGAGCTTGGATTCCACTATTGATCAGCGGTTTATTAATAACTGTTGGTTCAGGTCTATTTTGGATTAAGAGTGAAAGCTTGACGATGGTGGGGATTATTTGGATTTATATTTTAGTAAGGATTGGTTTCAGTATGGGATTTGGAGTCTCATTATCCGACGGAAGCGTTCAAGTAAAGGGGGCGAAGAAGTCGGACCAAAATTCGCTTTATAGTATGATGCAACAATATGCGGGTTCACTAGGAACAAATGTCTTGTCGGTTGTTATTTCAGCAGTGGCTATAACAAGTGGCACCAATAATGAAGTTTTGAACACAATAGCGGGTGCAAAAATTGACTTTGCTATTTTAACTGTTCTATCGTTACTAGTATTGTTATCAATTATTTATGTTTATTTCAGATATGAAAGACAAAAAGATTAA
- a CDS encoding metal-dependent hydrolase family protein: MNKTFTNLNLFNGIDETIVRNSYFTVNESGRITEIGVGIPNDDSQKIDLKGKYVMPGMINAHTHIMMDPFLNKFNYASETEVTFEALNNLQKLLLSGVTYVRDCGCAFDVDIKLRKLQEDGQLKGTEILPSGRPMTMTGGHADFVEGLDGETTWGHITDSNDAMRHAVRQNFKRGANNIKVMVTGGVMSPTDQVDDVELTEEEIRIAVEEAHSKHMTVAAHAQGNRGIQFALNAGVDSIEHGIYLDKKQAEFMKDNDICLVPTLSACVNIEKFAKGKVPNYMYLKNQAVKADLFRNATMATQKGVKIIVGTDAGTPFNSFDTGTADEVVLLTELGLTPYQALLGTNIYAAELLKIDDQYGSIDVDKFADFLVLDENPLDDITAIRQANKLVYKKGELVNKKVNVGLNEVADLL; this comes from the coding sequence ATGAATAAGACATTTACCAACCTCAATTTATTTAATGGAATTGACGAAACAATTGTTAGAAATAGTTATTTTACCGTCAATGAAAGTGGTCGTATTACTGAAATTGGGGTAGGTATTCCCAATGATGACAGTCAGAAAATAGATTTGAAGGGAAAATACGTGATGCCAGGGATGATAAATGCCCATACTCATATCATGATGGATCCCTTTCTCAATAAATTTAATTATGCATCTGAAACTGAAGTGACTTTCGAGGCGTTGAATAATTTGCAAAAACTTTTGCTGTCAGGAGTTACTTATGTGAGAGACTGTGGTTGTGCCTTTGATGTTGATATTAAATTACGTAAGTTACAAGAAGATGGGCAACTCAAAGGAACTGAAATTTTACCATCTGGTCGTCCGATGACAATGACAGGTGGCCACGCAGATTTTGTTGAAGGACTTGATGGGGAAACGACTTGGGGTCATATTACGGATTCTAACGATGCTATGCGTCATGCCGTTCGTCAGAATTTCAAACGTGGTGCTAACAATATTAAAGTCATGGTCACAGGTGGAGTAATGTCACCAACTGACCAAGTTGACGATGTTGAATTAACAGAAGAAGAAATTCGTATAGCGGTTGAAGAAGCTCACAGTAAGCACATGACAGTGGCAGCACACGCCCAAGGTAATCGTGGAATTCAGTTTGCACTCAATGCTGGTGTTGATTCAATTGAGCATGGAATTTATCTTGATAAAAAACAAGCTGAATTTATGAAAGATAATGATATCTGCTTAGTACCGACCTTGAGTGCCTGTGTTAATATTGAAAAATTTGCAAAAGGTAAAGTTCCAAATTATATGTACTTGAAAAATCAAGCTGTTAAGGCCGATTTATTCAGAAATGCAACAATGGCTACACAAAAAGGTGTCAAAATTATTGTTGGGACCGATGCTGGAACACCCTTTAATAGTTTTGACACGGGCACGGCAGATGAAGTTGTATTACTTACTGAATTAGGATTAACACCTTATCAAGCTCTATTAGGAACAAACATTTATGCGGCTGAATTATTAAAGATTGATGACCAATATGGCAGTATTGATGTTGATAAATTTGCTGATTTTTTGGTATTGGACGAAAATCCATTAGATGACATTACTGCAATTAGACAAGCTAATAAACTAGTTTATAAAAAAGGTGAGTTAGTTAATAAAAAAGTAAATGTTGGGCTGAATGAAGTAGCTGATTTGTTATAA
- the polA gene encoding DNA polymerase I, protein MSKNKKLLLIDGNSVSFRAFFAMHNVLDKFVTGEGIHTNALYAFNNMLELILKDEQPTHALVAFDAGKTTFRTKMFDEYKGTRAKTPQELMEQLPLIQEMLNYRGIKTYELPDYEADDIIGTMSRKAELDGMDVTIITGDRDLTQLATDKVTVKVNVKGVTETEAYTPEHVQEKLGITPKQIIDMKGLMGDTSDHYPGVEKVGEKTAIKLINEYGSVEGIYDHVDEMKKSKLKEHLINDKDKAFLSKKLATINLEAPVELSLGDLEYRGDNQEQLVQFYQKMNFKTFLSRMDIPQENTSEALADIKVQPLDATAIKAIAGNTKPQTLIVEGFGENYHLAPIVGLAISDGKNYYGTTDVSVLENADLKAWLADETKEKYLFDNKRTIALLHRYGCDIAGISFDMLLVAYLLDTNDNKQDIGLVAKNYNVNLPSEEEFYGKGVKKAVPEDTDILLNFLAQKAQVIATLKDKMMSELKDNDQDSLYDEIELPLSNVLASMEIKGITVEVSKLKEMENTFATRLAEIEKKIYQEAGKEFNINSPKQLGVVLFEDLKLPVVKKTKTGYSTSVDVLEKLKDKSPVVQMVLDYRQISKIQSTYVVGLQKFVQPDNKIHTIYLQTLTQTGRLSSIEPNLQNIPIRIDEGKQIRKAFVPQHEDWEIFSADYSQVELRVLAHISGDEHMQEAFKEDYDIHAHTAMRIFGLNSTDEVTPNMRRQAKATNFGIVYGISDYGLSQNIGISRKQAAAFIESYFEQYPGVKKYMDDIVKYARENGYVETIMHRRRYLPDIHSSNFNIRNFAKRTAMNTPIQGSAADIIKVAMINMQKMLKKENLQANLLLQVHDEMIFEAPKSEIETLEKLVPSVMDSAVKLDVPLKVETAHGQTWYEAK, encoded by the coding sequence ATGTCAAAAAATAAAAAATTACTTTTAATAGATGGAAATAGTGTGTCATTTCGAGCTTTCTTTGCTATGCACAACGTTTTAGATAAGTTTGTTACTGGCGAAGGAATCCACACAAATGCACTATACGCATTCAACAACATGTTGGAATTGATTTTAAAAGATGAACAACCAACACACGCTTTAGTTGCTTTTGATGCTGGTAAGACAACTTTTAGAACCAAGATGTTTGATGAGTACAAGGGTACACGTGCTAAGACACCCCAAGAATTGATGGAACAATTGCCATTGATTCAAGAGATGTTAAATTACCGTGGGATAAAAACGTATGAGTTACCAGACTATGAAGCTGACGATATCATCGGTACAATGTCACGTAAAGCTGAACTGGATGGCATGGACGTGACGATTATCACCGGTGATCGTGATTTGACTCAGTTAGCAACTGATAAAGTTACGGTTAAAGTTAACGTTAAAGGTGTTACGGAAACCGAAGCATATACCCCAGAGCACGTTCAAGAAAAATTAGGCATTACACCTAAACAAATCATTGATATGAAGGGCTTAATGGGTGATACATCTGACCATTATCCTGGTGTTGAAAAAGTCGGTGAAAAAACCGCTATCAAATTGATTAATGAATACGGTAGCGTTGAAGGTATTTATGATCATGTCGATGAGATGAAGAAGAGTAAATTAAAAGAACACTTAATTAATGACAAAGACAAAGCATTTTTGAGTAAAAAGTTGGCTACGATTAATTTGGAAGCCCCAGTCGAATTGTCATTGGGTGATTTAGAGTATCGTGGTGATAACCAAGAACAATTAGTTCAGTTTTATCAAAAAATGAACTTCAAAACTTTCTTAAGTCGAATGGATATTCCACAAGAAAATACTTCTGAAGCTTTAGCAGATATTAAAGTGCAACCATTAGATGCTACTGCTATTAAAGCAATTGCTGGTAACACTAAGCCACAAACATTAATCGTTGAAGGTTTTGGTGAAAATTATCATTTGGCTCCAATTGTTGGTTTAGCAATATCGGATGGTAAAAACTATTACGGAACGACTGATGTTTCGGTATTAGAAAATGCTGATTTGAAAGCTTGGCTAGCTGATGAGACAAAGGAAAAGTATCTCTTTGATAACAAGCGAACGATTGCGTTATTGCATCGTTATGGTTGTGATATAGCTGGTATTAGTTTTGACATGTTATTAGTGGCCTATTTATTGGATACTAATGATAACAAGCAAGATATCGGTTTAGTTGCCAAAAACTATAATGTCAATTTGCCATCAGAAGAAGAATTTTATGGTAAAGGTGTTAAGAAGGCTGTTCCTGAAGACACTGATATTTTATTGAACTTCTTAGCTCAAAAGGCACAAGTAATTGCAACTTTAAAAGATAAGATGATGTCTGAATTGAAAGATAATGATCAGGACAGTCTTTATGATGAGATTGAACTTCCATTATCAAATGTCTTGGCCAGTATGGAAATTAAAGGTATTACAGTTGAAGTTTCCAAGTTAAAAGAAATGGAAAATACTTTTGCCACTCGTTTAGCCGAAATTGAAAAGAAAATTTATCAAGAAGCAGGCAAAGAATTTAATATTAATTCGCCTAAACAATTGGGAGTAGTCTTGTTCGAAGATTTGAAATTACCTGTTGTTAAGAAAACTAAGACTGGCTATTCTACATCAGTTGATGTTTTGGAGAAATTAAAAGATAAGTCACCAGTAGTTCAGATGGTTTTAGATTATCGTCAAATTTCTAAAATTCAATCAACTTATGTAGTCGGATTACAAAAGTTTGTTCAACCAGATAACAAGATTCATACGATTTATTTACAAACTTTGACCCAAACAGGTCGTTTGTCATCAATTGAACCAAACTTGCAAAATATTCCAATTCGAATCGACGAAGGTAAGCAGATTAGAAAGGCATTCGTGCCACAGCATGAAGATTGGGAAATCTTTTCAGCCGATTATTCACAAGTTGAATTACGTGTTTTAGCTCACATTTCGGGTGATGAACATATGCAAGAGGCGTTTAAGGAAGATTACGATATTCATGCTCATACGGCCATGCGTATTTTTGGCTTGAATAGTACTGATGAGGTAACACCAAATATGCGTCGTCAAGCTAAAGCTACTAACTTCGGAATTGTATACGGAATTAGTGATTATGGTTTGTCACAAAATATTGGTATCAGTCGAAAACAAGCTGCGGCCTTTATCGAATCTTACTTTGAACAATATCCTGGTGTTAAGAAATACATGGATGATATTGTTAAATATGCACGCGAGAACGGTTATGTTGAAACAATTATGCACCGTCGTCGTTATTTACCAGATATTCACTCAAGTAACTTTAATATTAGAAATTTTGCCAAACGGACGGCAATGAATACGCCTATTCAAGGTAGTGCGGCTGATATTATTAAAGTTGCCATGATCAATATGCAGAAGATGTTGAAAAAAGAAAACTTGCAAGCTAATTTATTGCTACAAGTACATGATGAAATGATTTTTGAAGCTCCAAAATCAGAAATTGAGACTTTAGAAAAATTAGTGCCAAGCGTGATGGATTCAGCTGTCAAACTTGATGTTCCTTTGAAGGTCGAAACAGCTCATGGTCAAACTTGGTATGAAGCAAAGTAG
- the mutM gene encoding DNA-formamidopyrimidine glycosylase: MPEMPEVETVRRGLNAQVKGRKITDVEIRYQNLITGDVDQFKEFVTGATITDVGRRAKFLLIHLDNGYTIISHLRMEGRYRISADPSAIDKHSHAIFTLDNGQKMIYNDVRKFGRMQLWNTDDLANNKSIHKLGPEPLSVEFTFEDLKPRIMRHRKDIKTVLLDQSVMSGLGNIYVDEVLWKVKLHPETPANHLTDTDIQNIIEASNQEMKNAIASGGSTIRSYVDATGHTGNMQNSLQVYGKEGTPCPRCGTDIVKIKVGGRGTHFCPKCQVVK, translated from the coding sequence ATGCCAGAGATGCCAGAAGTAGAAACAGTTAGACGTGGTTTGAATGCTCAAGTCAAAGGACGTAAAATCACTGATGTTGAAATACGCTATCAAAATTTAATTACTGGGGATGTTGACCAGTTTAAAGAATTTGTTACCGGGGCAACTATTACTGATGTAGGTCGTCGGGCAAAGTTTTTGTTGATTCATTTGGATAATGGCTATACAATTATTAGTCATCTAAGAATGGAAGGCCGCTATCGAATTTCGGCAGATCCAAGTGCCATTGATAAACATTCCCACGCCATTTTTACATTAGATAATGGTCAAAAAATGATTTATAATGATGTTCGAAAATTTGGTCGTATGCAGTTGTGGAATACCGACGATTTAGCTAACAATAAATCAATTCACAAACTTGGTCCTGAGCCACTTTCGGTAGAATTTACTTTTGAGGACCTGAAACCAAGAATAATGCGTCATCGTAAAGACATTAAGACTGTTTTGTTGGATCAGTCAGTAATGAGCGGTCTAGGAAATATTTATGTTGATGAAGTTTTGTGGAAGGTTAAATTACATCCGGAAACACCGGCCAACCATTTAACTGATACAGATATCCAAAACATTATTGAAGCTTCTAATCAAGAGATGAAAAATGCGATTGCTTCAGGCGGTTCAACAATTAGATCCTATGTTGATGCAACAGGCCACACAGGAAATATGCAAAATAGTCTCCAAGTTTATGGTAAGGAGGGGACACCTTGTCCACGTTGTGGAACTGACATTGTTAAAATCAAAGTCGGTGGAAGAGGAACGCATTTTTGTCCTAAGTGTCAAGTTGTCAAATGA
- the dnaI gene encoding primosomal protein DnaI: MENLGNRLAEYLNSKNLTEDYRRLLNGALKDPDVQSFLKENSDSINPNAISTSAASIYEFYNNKNHASELSRGYYPKLIVNNHNIEVAYYPNERTQNREKRDQYESGFVLMDMPSDIRSAKLDDYNGDGRQDALGKSLDFIDNYLNQKGFVPGLYLAGDFGVGKTYLLGAIANELFKHDVHTTMMHFPTFAVEMKNSIGSNSVLAKVNKVKGAEILMLDDIGADSMSSWIRDEVLGVILQYRMQENLPTFFSSNFSMQELEKHLAINQRGEEEPVKAKRIMERVKYLSREVIVTGQNRRFEK; the protein is encoded by the coding sequence ATGGAAAATTTAGGAAATAGACTGGCAGAATATTTAAATTCAAAGAATTTGACGGAGGATTATCGCCGTCTTCTTAATGGTGCTTTGAAAGACCCAGATGTTCAAAGCTTCTTGAAAGAAAATAGCGATTCAATCAATCCTAATGCGATTTCAACGAGTGCCGCCAGTATTTATGAGTTTTACAATAACAAAAATCATGCTAGTGAATTGTCCCGTGGTTATTATCCTAAGTTAATCGTAAATAATCACAATATCGAAGTAGCTTACTATCCTAATGAAAGAACCCAGAATCGGGAAAAACGTGATCAGTATGAATCTGGTTTCGTTTTGATGGATATGCCTTCTGACATTAGAAGTGCTAAGTTGGATGATTACAATGGTGATGGTCGACAAGACGCCTTGGGCAAATCGCTTGATTTTATCGATAACTATTTGAACCAAAAAGGCTTTGTACCGGGACTATATTTAGCCGGTGATTTTGGTGTTGGAAAAACTTATTTGCTGGGTGCAATTGCCAACGAACTATTCAAACATGACGTTCATACGACAATGATGCATTTTCCTACTTTTGCGGTAGAAATGAAAAACTCGATCGGTTCTAACAGTGTTTTGGCAAAAGTTAATAAAGTTAAAGGTGCAGAAATCTTAATGCTTGATGATATTGGGGCGGATTCGATGTCTAGTTGGATTCGTGATGAAGTTTTAGGAGTCATTTTGCAATATCGGATGCAAGAAAATTTGCCAACTTTCTTTTCATCTAATTTTTCAATGCAAGAATTGGAAAAACACCTGGCTATCAACCAGCGTGGTGAGGAAGAACCAGTTAAGGCAAAGCGAATTATGGAGCGTGTTAAGTACTTATCACGTGAGGTTATTGTTACCGGTCAAAACAGAAGATTTGAAAAATAA
- a CDS encoding DnaD domain protein: MSTSNFGSEKFTPLVGYWCLPNGHLNDDDRHVLTDLYLPILGTEAFSLYLLLWEKLPNKELVTQRKSHAELLSLLGIDLKRFYEARIKAEALGLIRTFEKKDDLGPYYVYQLFEPLSPDDFFKDDLLSIFLYEQVSDSKYRLLVDKYAHSDLILQDSQEITKDFLEVFQLSNNDLINTPTEVKNAKNNFATTADVKKPTLNAKKVKPLDWELISDRIQQLYRINPDNLLENQELILNLHAFYGLDEMVLIDLIGKTCDIVNNKIDPKRLKKSVQDRFEKNANISVKNQAPTVETTPDTSATSLNRSDQLILQQAKSMTPADFLAAQKQKSGGFVGTVESRALRDMAMKTYLSAGVLNIMVYYILQNSPTLTSPLMETMANDWQQNNVQTPEQALKRINEFQNKPRNPKRRYNNNRNRKVEQATDWSKVKAKVPKQQNQQTSHSEMQDRLKRLRNKDN; encoded by the coding sequence GTGTCTACAAGTAATTTTGGATCAGAAAAGTTTACACCACTAGTAGGCTATTGGTGTTTGCCAAATGGTCATTTGAATGATGATGATCGTCACGTTTTAACCGATTTATATTTGCCCATTTTGGGAACAGAGGCTTTTAGCCTCTATTTGTTGTTGTGGGAAAAATTACCTAATAAGGAACTAGTCACGCAACGTAAAAGTCACGCTGAATTGCTGAGTTTATTAGGAATTGATTTGAAACGGTTTTATGAAGCACGCATTAAAGCTGAAGCATTAGGGTTGATCCGTACCTTTGAAAAAAAAGATGATCTTGGTCCATATTATGTTTATCAACTGTTTGAACCTTTATCACCGGATGACTTTTTTAAGGATGACTTGCTAAGTATCTTCTTATACGAGCAAGTTAGTGATAGTAAATATCGTTTATTGGTTGATAAATATGCTCATTCAGACTTGATTTTGCAAGATTCTCAAGAAATTACGAAGGATTTCTTGGAAGTCTTCCAATTGAGTAATAATGATTTGATCAATACACCAACTGAAGTTAAAAACGCGAAAAATAACTTTGCCACAACGGCTGATGTTAAGAAACCTACGTTAAATGCTAAGAAGGTTAAACCATTAGACTGGGAATTGATTTCTGATCGAATTCAACAGTTGTATCGAATTAATCCAGATAATTTATTAGAGAATCAAGAGTTGATCCTTAATCTGCACGCTTTTTATGGATTAGATGAGATGGTTTTGATTGATTTAATTGGTAAAACTTGTGATATTGTCAACAATAAAATTGATCCTAAACGTTTGAAAAAGTCAGTGCAGGACCGTTTTGAAAAGAATGCTAATATCTCCGTTAAAAACCAAGCTCCAACAGTGGAGACAACTCCAGATACTTCTGCAACAAGCCTAAACCGCTCTGACCAATTGATTTTGCAACAAGCGAAGTCAATGACACCTGCAGATTTTTTGGCGGCTCAAAAACAAAAAAGTGGCGGTTTTGTGGGTACAGTAGAATCGCGTGCTTTACGTGATATGGCTATGAAGACTTATTTGTCAGCTGGAGTTTTGAATATTATGGTTTACTATATCTTGCAAAATTCGCCGACCTTAACTTCGCCATTAATGGAAACGATGGCCAATGATTGGCAGCAAAATAATGTTCAAACACCTGAACAAGCTCTCAAACGCATCAATGAATTTCAAAACAAGCCGCGCAATCCTAAGCGCCGCTATAACAACAATCGGAATCGTAAAGTGGAACAAGCTACTGACTGGAGTAAAGTTAAAGCCAAAGTTCCAAAGCAACAAAACCAACAAACTAGTCACAGTGAAATGCAAGATCGCTTGAAACGACTAAGAAATAAGGATAATTAA